TCGATAGCTTCTGGATCAAGAAGGTCTCCTTTTATAAAGGAAAAATCCGGATTTTCAAGGTGGTTCTCTATAAAATCCATTTTTCCGGAACTGAGATTGTCGAAAACAATGACTTCACTTTCTTTTTCTAAAAGGCGGTCTACCAGATTGCTTCCTATAAAACCGGCTCCTCCGGTTACAAGTACTCTTTTCTTCGCAGGCATATGATCCTCAGATAATCTTCTTCTTTTTATTAATACTTTGCACTATTTTTTGCAAAAGCTGTAATTCTTTTTTCATACAATATGGGACTTTGCATAGAAATAGGGGAAAAATTAAAGTTATGGGTGAAAAGTACTTTAACTCAGAAGAATACAACCTTACAGAATTTCTTTTCATTGGAGAATTAACCTTGACTATCAAAAAAGCACTTATCCCGGCAGCCGGTCTTGGGACTCGCTTTCTGCCGGCAACAAAGTCAATGCCAAAAGAAATGCTTCCTATAATTGACACACCTGTAATTCAGTATGTAGTGGAGGAAGCTATTGCCTCAGGCATAGAAGATATTATTATTATTACAGGCAGGGGCAAGAGAGCAATTGAGGACTACTTCGATGATTCTCCGGAACTTGAGATGCATCTTGCTAAAAAACACCAGACAGATATGCTGAAACTGGTCCGGGACATCTCTTCTCTTGTAGATATCCACTACATCCGCCAGAAAGAGCCCAATGGGCTTGGAGATGCGGTATTAAGGGCAGAAAACCATATCGGAGACGAGCCTTTTGCGGTGCTTCTCGGAGACGATATTATCGTTAACGACAAACCCTGCACTGCCCAGCTTATTGAGAACTTTGAGAAATACGGGAGGTCAACAATCGCAGTTGAAGAGGTCCCTTACGAAAAACTGAGCAGTTATGGAATTATAAAAGGCAAGC
This window of the Methanosarcina mazei S-6 genome carries:
- the galU gene encoding UTP--glucose-1-phosphate uridylyltransferase GalU, whose translation is MTIKKALIPAAGLGTRFLPATKSMPKEMLPIIDTPVIQYVVEEAIASGIEDIIIITGRGKRAIEDYFDDSPELEMHLAKKHQTDMLKLVRDISSLVDIHYIRQKEPNGLGDAVLRAENHIGDEPFAVLLGDDIIVNDKPCTAQLIENFEKYGRSTIAVEEVPYEKLSSYGIIKGKPLDDSLYVLEDIVEKPAPEDAPSNIGAIGRYVFTPEIFDCIKHAGTGVGSEIQLTDGIRLLNKSQMIYACRFKGKRFDTGDRLGYVKSIVDFALQNENLRDDVLEYLREILAVNKISPEIDKLKQ